The genomic stretch CTTGTCGGCGGCATCCCGGGGCCGTACCCTTTCGGCCTCCCGCCCGAGGCAAGGGGATCGCGTCATGCCGCGCACCGAGTTCATCAGCACCGGGATGTACGTGCCGGAACGGGTCGTGAAGAACGACGAGTTCACCCAGTGGATGGACACGTCGGACGAGTGGATCCGCACCCGCACGGGCATCACGGAACGGCGGTGGGTCGCGGAGGGTCAGAGCGGGGCCGACATGGCGCTCGAGGCCACCCGGCGCGCCCTGGCGGACGCCGGCCTCAAGGCCACGGATCTCGACGCCATCATCTACTGCACCCTCTCGCCGGACTACTTCTTCCCGGGCACCGGCGTGTTCCTGCAGCGCAAGCTCGGCGTCGCCGAGATCCCGTGCCTCGACGTGCGCAACCAGTGCACCGGGTTCCTGTACGGCCTGTCGATCGCGGACGCGTGGATCCGGACGGGGCAGTACCGCCGCGTGCTGCTGGTCGGCTCCGAGGTGCATTCCACGGGCATGGACCTCACGACGCGCGGCCGGGACCTGGCGGTGCTGTTCGGCGACGGCGCGGGCGTCGCGATCCTGGGGCCCACCGAGGCCGACGGTCGCGGGGTGCTGTCCACGCACATCTTCGCCGACGGGCGCTACGCGGAGATGCTGTTCTGCGACGCGCCGGCCTCGGCCCGCCGCCCGCGGCTCTCGCAGGAGGACCTCGACTCGGCCCGCATCTACCCCCGGATGGAGGGCAAGGAGGTCTTCAAGCACGCCTCCACCCGGATGCCGGAGAGCGTGCAGCGCGCGCTCGGGGCCAACGGCCTCGCCGCGAAGGACATCAAGATCCTGATCCCGCACCAGGCCAACCTGCGCATCTCGGAGATGGTCCGGCGCCAGCTCGACCTGCGGGACGACCAGGTCTACAACAACATCCAGCGCTACGGCAACACGACTGCCGGCTCGATCCCGATCGCGCTGGACGAGTGTGTGCGCGCGGGGCGGCTGGCGCGCGGCGACCTGCTGCTGCTCGCCGCCTTCGGATCGGGGTTCACGTGGGGAAGTGCTGCGATCCGGTGGTAGGGCCGTGAGAGGTGAGAAGTGAGACGCGCAGATGAGAAGTGAGAGGCAGGAACGTGAGAAGTGAGAGGCGCCGCCTCACCCCTCACGCTCCTGCCTCTCACCTCTCACTCCCCCTCACCCCTCACCTCTCACTTCTCACCATCATCACGCTGTGCCTCGGCGCGGGCATCGGACTCTGCCGTACCGACCCCCATATCTCCCGGTTCAGCACGTTCTCGTCGGCCATGTCGGGCCGCCGGAAGACGCGCGGGTCGAGACTCGAGTGGGCGCGCGGCGGGTTCACCTCCCCGAGCGGCCAGCGCGAGGGCAGGGCGGTCCACGCGGAGCTGTCGGCCTCGGTGGTGAAGGCGGGGTAGAGAGGCCCCGCGGCCGCGTCGTACTGGCTCATCGGGGAAAGCCCCAGGATCAGCTCGATGGTGCGCAGCACCGACGCGGTCGTGTAGAACGTGCTGTCCACCATGCCGCGCCGCGTCCACGGGCTCGCCACCAGCAGAGGTGAGCGGTGGGCATCCACGTGGTCGGGACCGTTCTGCGCGTCGTCCTCCAGCACGAACACCGCCGTCCGACTCCAGAACCGCGAGCGGGAGAGCGCCTCGACCAGGCGGCCGAGGGCCCGGTCGTTCTCGGCGACCATCGAGCGCGGCGTCGGCCGCCCCGGCTGCCGCCCGTAGGTGTGGTCCTGCGGGAGGTCCAGGATCATCAGCTGCGGCAGCGTGTCGCCGGCTTCGGCGGCCGCCAGCTCGCGCAGGAACTCGTCCACCCGGACGCTGTCGGGCACCGCCAGGTCCCATCCGACGTAGCGTGGGTCGGTCATCCGCTCCAGCCCCTTGTCGTCCGCGCGGGCGCGGCCGGCGGCACTGTCCCACTGGGTCATCTCGCCGTAGTTGCGCACCGTCACGCCCGCGCGGCGCGCGTCGTCCCACAGGTAGCCGGCCAGCGGGTCGAGCACGGGGAGCCCGGCGAGAAAGTCCCAGTCGCGGCGGCCGCTGTAGTTGGCGGGCCAGGTCTTCTCGACGTAGTCGCCCGCGTAGGCGGCGTCCGACCACATGTGGCCGTCGGCGCTCACGTCGCCGTTCACGTAGAAGTTGTCGAACAGCACGAACCGCCGCGCGAGGGCGTGGGCGTTGGGCGTCACGCTGTCGCCGAAGATGGCGAGGCGCGGGTCGCCGTCGCCGCGCGGATCGTCGCCCAGCACCTGGTCGTAGGTGCGGTTCTCGCGGATCACGTACACCACGTGGCGGATCGGCGTCGAGTCGCCCGCGGCCCCGGGGATGGGCGAGCGCGCCGGCCACGGTGAGCGGGCCAGGAGCGCGTCGCGGTAGGGCGAGTTGGCCAGGACCTGGCGCGTGTAGCGGCCCAGCGTGGCCGCGTCGGGCACCGGGACGCGCGATACGCTGCCCACCAGCAGCGCGGCGATGTACTGGCCGGGCCTGGAGCCCGGCGCGGTCGGCCCCTGCGGGTTCGGTCCCGCCCCGGTGCCCTTGCCGTTCGCGACGTACAGCGTGCGGCCGTTGGCCGCGACGGCGACCGCCGTCGGGTACCAGGCCGTCGGGATGAGGCCGACGACGCGGGCCCCGTCCTCGGTGAGGTCCACCACGGCGACGGCATTGTTGTCGCCGTTCGCCACGTACAGCCGGCGCCCGCCGGGGGCGAGCGCGAGGGCGTCGGGCCCGCTGCCGTGCGGCGCCCGCGCGGTGAGGCCCAGGGCGATGGTGGCCTCGACCCGTCCCTCGCGCAGGTCCACGACCGACACCTCGTCCGCGGCGGCGTGGGCGACGTACAGCGTCCGGCCGTCGCGGGAGATCGCGAGCGCCGACGGACGCGGCGGCACCGCGATCGCGGCGCGCGGCGTCAGCGTGCCGCCGGCGACGCCGTAGACGCTGACGGTGCTGTCGCCCCAGTTGGAGACGTAGGCCGTGCGGCCGTCGGGCGCGAACAGCGCGGTGTAGGGGTGGCTGCCGGTGCTCGCGGCGGCCGCCCGCTTGAGCGGCGCCGCGTCGAGCAGGTAGACCGAGTCGCTCAGGTTCCCCACCACGGCCAGCTGAGTGCCGTCCGGCGCCAGCGCCAGCCCCGCCGCGAACAGCGCGACGCCCGAGTCGGCGAGCACGACGCTGTCGGCGCGCGCCCATCGCCCGCCGCTCTCCGCCAGCCGCCACACCCGGTTGGTGGTGCCGCCCGAGACGAACGCGTCACCGCTGCGGCGGACGGCGAGCCCGAGCCAGGCCGCGCTCAGCGGGACCGAGTCGGTCACCACCCACCGGGCCGGGTCGATCACCACGAAGCGGTTCTCGCTGTAGCCGCTCGTGAGCGCGAGCACCCGGCCGTCGGGGTGGACGGCCAGGGCGAGCGGCAGGGTGCCCACGTCGAGCGCGCGGCCCGCGGGGCTGATGCGCCAGCCGTCGGCCAGCAGCGTGGTGCCGTCGGCCTGGCGGCCGGGCCGCAGCCGGCCCCGGGCGGCGAACGCGGCGGCGGCGACGGCGAGGAGGCATACGGCGAGGACGGCGAGGCGTGGACGCATGGGTTCGCATCGGGATGAAGGGAGCGTAAATTGATCAGGCATGACCCCTTCCGACAAGATGGGCACGCAGGATCTCGACCTGCTGTGCATCAACACCATCCGCACGCTCGCCATGGATGCGGTGCAGCAGGCCAACTCGGGACATCCCGGGACGCCGATGGCGCTCGCGCCGCTGGCCTACGTGCTGTACACCCGGCACCTCCGGCACAGCCCCGCGCACCCCGACTGGCCCGACCGCGACCGCTTCGTGCTCTCGTGCGGTCACGCGTCCATGCTGCTGTACGCGACGCTGCACCTCGCCGGGTACGACCTCTCGCTGCACGACCTGCAGCAGTTCCGCCAGTGGGGCAGCCGCACGCCGGGCCACCCGGAGCACGGGCTGGCGCCGGGCGTGGAGACGACGACGGGACCGCTGGGACAGGGGTTCGCGAACGGGGTCGGCCTGGCGATCGCCGCGGCGCACCTGGCGGCGCGCTTCAACCGCCCGGGTCACGAGA from Gemmatimonadales bacterium encodes the following:
- a CDS encoding beta-propeller fold lactonase family protein, producing the protein MRPRLAVLAVCLLAVAAAAFAARGRLRPGRQADGTTLLADGWRISPAGRALDVGTLPLALAVHPDGRVLALTSGYSENRFVVIDPARWVVTDSVPLSAAWLGLAVRRSGDAFVSGGTTNRVWRLAESGGRWARADSVVLADSGVALFAAGLALAPDGTQLAVVGNLSDSVYLLDAAPLKRAAAASTGSHPYTALFAPDGRTAYVSNWGDSTVSVYGVAGGTLTPRAAIAVPPRPSALAISRDGRTLYVAHAAADEVSVVDLREGRVEATIALGLTARAPHGSGPDALALAPGGRRLYVANGDNNAVAVVDLTEDGARVVGLIPTAWYPTAVAVAANGRTLYVANGKGTGAGPNPQGPTAPGSRPGQYIAALLVGSVSRVPVPDAATLGRYTRQVLANSPYRDALLARSPWPARSPIPGAAGDSTPIRHVVYVIRENRTYDQVLGDDPRGDGDPRLAIFGDSVTPNAHALARRFVLFDNFYVNGDVSADGHMWSDAAYAGDYVEKTWPANYSGRRDWDFLAGLPVLDPLAGYLWDDARRAGVTVRNYGEMTQWDSAAGRARADDKGLERMTDPRYVGWDLAVPDSVRVDEFLRELAAAEAGDTLPQLMILDLPQDHTYGRQPGRPTPRSMVAENDRALGRLVEALSRSRFWSRTAVFVLEDDAQNGPDHVDAHRSPLLVASPWTRRGMVDSTFYTTASVLRTIELILGLSPMSQYDAAAGPLYPAFTTEADSSAWTALPSRWPLGEVNPPRAHSSLDPRVFRRPDMADENVLNREIWGSVRQSPMPAPRHSVMMVRSER
- a CDS encoding beta-ketoacyl-ACP synthase III, producing the protein MPRTEFISTGMYVPERVVKNDEFTQWMDTSDEWIRTRTGITERRWVAEGQSGADMALEATRRALADAGLKATDLDAIIYCTLSPDYFFPGTGVFLQRKLGVAEIPCLDVRNQCTGFLYGLSIADAWIRTGQYRRVLLVGSEVHSTGMDLTTRGRDLAVLFGDGAGVAILGPTEADGRGVLSTHIFADGRYAEMLFCDAPASARRPRLSQEDLDSARIYPRMEGKEVFKHASTRMPESVQRALGANGLAAKDIKILIPHQANLRISEMVRRQLDLRDDQVYNNIQRYGNTTAGSIPIALDECVRAGRLARGDLLLLAAFGSGFTWGSAAIRW